Proteins encoded together in one Catellatospora citrea window:
- a CDS encoding GTP-binding protein — protein sequence MDSVRSDTAPVPQALKILVAGGFGAGKTTLVGAVSEIAPLRTEEVLTTAGVGTDDTTGVATKTTTTVAMDFGRITINPSLVLYLFGTPGQNRFWFLWDELATGALGAVVLADTRRLADSFAAIDYFEQRNTPFVIAVNCFDNDQRYTAEQVREALDVDGHVPVLLTDARDRMSVKNVLITLVEHVLTMVRSSVPA from the coding sequence ATGGACTCCGTGCGCTCTGACACCGCGCCGGTCCCCCAGGCGCTCAAGATCCTGGTCGCCGGAGGCTTCGGCGCCGGCAAGACGACCCTGGTCGGCGCGGTGAGTGAGATCGCTCCACTGCGGACCGAGGAGGTGCTGACCACCGCGGGCGTCGGCACCGACGACACCACCGGGGTCGCCACCAAGACCACCACGACGGTGGCGATGGACTTCGGCCGGATCACCATCAACCCGAGCCTGGTGCTGTACCTGTTCGGCACCCCCGGGCAGAACCGGTTCTGGTTCCTGTGGGACGAGCTGGCCACGGGCGCGCTGGGCGCGGTGGTGCTGGCCGACACCCGCCGGCTGGCCGACTCGTTCGCCGCGATCGACTACTTCGAGCAGCGCAACACGCCGTTCGTCATCGCGGTGAACTGCTTCGACAACGACCAGCGCTACACCGCGGAGCAGGTGCGCGAGGCGCTGGACGTCGACGGCCACGTGCCGGTGCTGCTCACCGACGCCCGCGACCGGATGTCGGTGAAGAACGTGCTGATCACGCTGGTCGAGCACGTGCTGACGATGGTCCGCAGCTCCGTCCCGGCCTGA
- a CDS encoding DUF742 domain-containing protein has product MSTDPLDGVEEGPAWWDHEAGPVVRPYMVTGGRVRPVTVDFDLITYLVATATLAADTPSPEHQAILALTQEPRAVAEVASRVDLPLGVVRVLLCDLLSDGLISRYDPPATDHLPNVETLQAVIHGLRAL; this is encoded by the coding sequence ATGTCCACTGACCCGCTCGACGGTGTCGAGGAAGGCCCGGCCTGGTGGGACCACGAGGCCGGGCCCGTGGTGCGTCCCTACATGGTCACCGGTGGCCGGGTCCGTCCCGTCACCGTCGACTTCGATCTGATCACCTACCTGGTGGCCACGGCGACGCTGGCCGCGGACACCCCCAGCCCGGAGCACCAGGCGATCCTGGCGCTGACCCAGGAGCCGCGCGCGGTGGCCGAAGTGGCCTCGCGCGTGGACCTGCCCCTGGGCGTGGTGCGCGTGCTGCTGTGTGATCTGCTTTCGGACGGGCTGATCTCCCGTTACGATCCTCCGGCCACTGACCATCTCCCCAACGTCGAAACCCTGCAGGCGGTGATCCATGGACTCCGTGCGCTCTGA
- a CDS encoding roadblock/LC7 domain-containing protein → MVPTTTRPATDWLLDDLLARVPQARCAVVLSVDGLLTGVSSGLSRDDAEHLAAIASGFSSLATATGQRFKGGQVRQTIVEMEEAFLLVSTAGQGSCLAVLADPDSDLGILAYEMAMLATRVGTHLATPSRTGTDVH, encoded by the coding sequence GTGGTACCGACGACGACCCGACCCGCGACCGACTGGCTGCTCGACGACCTGCTCGCGCGAGTGCCACAGGCCCGCTGCGCCGTCGTGCTCTCTGTCGACGGGTTGCTCACCGGAGTCTCCAGTGGCCTGTCCCGCGACGACGCCGAGCACCTGGCGGCGATCGCGTCGGGGTTCTCCAGTCTCGCCACCGCCACCGGCCAGCGCTTCAAGGGCGGCCAGGTGCGCCAGACCATCGTCGAGATGGAGGAGGCGTTCCTGCTGGTGAGCACGGCCGGGCAGGGCTCCTGCCTCGCGGTGCTGGCCGACCCGGACAGCGACCTGGGCATCCTCGCCTACGAGATGGCCATGCTGGCGACCCGCGTGGGCACGCATCTGGCCACACCGTCCCGGACGGGCACCGATGTCCACTGA
- a CDS encoding sensor histidine kinase yields MTLAVVPLVAITGLSVFGVAVSAGDALNLLAARDYEQVFGAYGERMMVEMQKERRISVAEKPGSPALAEQRRATDERQQQFHTRLADSKLRDDLPPDQLKQVDAFLGKLAGLPELRTDVDAGKIDASIVVRRYSDIIDTLYQAFTPMTKLADPDLAALAHSIFAISRARELLAREDAVITGAVADGKLTLAEQGHLLRAIGARRQVHDEAVAALPSPHRERYQQIFLSDTYGTLFAMEETLSTSRPGKVLVDAATWRSANDAIYQQMDATEGAAAAATSDLANELGIAAFAQTIVAALLGLLCAAISLVLALRTGRSVVRRLERLRVSALEVAHERLPRAIAALRQPGALVNDPSLTDVPLVAVGTDEVGQVGHAFGAVQRTAVRAAVDEAVLRRGISEVFLNIARRSQALLHRQLTLLDRMERRTTEPQELEDLFRLDHMATRMRRHAEALVILAGAAPGRGWRHPVPVIDVVRGATSEIEDYQRVTIDRLPDVKIVGRAVGDIIHLLAELLENSTSFAPPHTRVRVFAEQVGNGLAVHVEDRGLGMSDSELIEANSKLAEPPAFDPASSARLGLLVVARLAARQGITVRLRPSSYGGITAVVLIPAELALTDPTDKGEPLGIFAPRAPRAVEAAPAAPVEEQTVDLGAGGGDETTTLLPKRVRKPAADTAPVASAEEETTVSLGSAEPAAVPRQRSADQVRTMMSAFQSGTVRGRAKATTESTANGDAPATAQTPQDSAGMEDSSTLEGRA; encoded by the coding sequence ATGACCCTGGCAGTGGTGCCATTGGTTGCCATCACCGGCCTCTCCGTTTTCGGGGTGGCCGTCAGCGCGGGCGATGCGCTCAACCTTCTCGCCGCCCGCGACTACGAACAGGTCTTCGGCGCATACGGCGAGCGCATGATGGTCGAGATGCAGAAGGAGCGGCGCATCTCGGTCGCCGAGAAGCCCGGCTCGCCCGCGCTGGCCGAGCAGCGCCGCGCCACCGACGAGCGCCAGCAGCAGTTCCACACCCGACTCGCCGACAGCAAGCTGCGCGACGACCTGCCCCCCGACCAGCTCAAGCAGGTCGACGCCTTCCTCGGCAAGCTGGCCGGGCTGCCCGAGCTGCGCACCGACGTGGACGCGGGCAAGATCGACGCCAGCATCGTGGTGCGCCGCTACTCCGACATCATCGACACGCTCTACCAGGCGTTCACGCCGATGACGAAGCTGGCCGACCCCGACCTCGCCGCGCTGGCCCACAGCATCTTCGCCATCAGCCGGGCCCGTGAGCTGCTCGCCCGCGAGGACGCCGTGATCACCGGCGCGGTCGCCGACGGCAAGCTGACCCTGGCCGAGCAGGGCCACCTGCTGCGCGCCATCGGCGCCCGGCGCCAGGTGCACGACGAGGCCGTCGCCGCCCTGCCCTCCCCGCACCGCGAGCGTTACCAGCAGATCTTCCTCAGCGACACCTACGGCACCCTGTTCGCCATGGAGGAGACGCTCAGCACCTCCCGCCCGGGCAAGGTGCTGGTCGACGCCGCGACCTGGCGCAGCGCCAACGACGCCATCTACCAGCAGATGGACGCCACCGAGGGCGCGGCCGCCGCGGCCACCTCCGACCTGGCCAACGAGCTGGGCATCGCGGCCTTCGCGCAGACCATCGTGGCCGCCCTGCTGGGCCTGCTGTGCGCGGCGATCTCCCTGGTCCTGGCCCTGCGCACCGGCCGCTCCGTGGTCCGGCGCCTGGAGCGCCTGCGGGTGTCGGCCCTCGAGGTCGCCCACGAGCGCCTGCCCCGCGCCATCGCCGCACTGCGCCAGCCCGGCGCGCTGGTCAACGACCCCTCGCTGACCGACGTGCCGCTCGTCGCCGTCGGCACCGACGAGGTCGGCCAGGTCGGCCACGCCTTCGGCGCGGTGCAGCGCACCGCGGTGCGCGCCGCCGTCGACGAGGCCGTGCTGCGCCGCGGCATCAGCGAGGTCTTCCTCAACATCGCCCGCCGCTCGCAGGCGCTGCTGCACCGCCAGCTCACCCTGCTGGACCGGATGGAGCGGCGCACCACCGAGCCGCAGGAGCTGGAGGACCTGTTCCGGCTCGACCACATGGCCACCCGCATGCGCCGTCACGCCGAGGCGCTGGTCATCCTCGCCGGCGCGGCTCCCGGCCGCGGCTGGCGGCACCCGGTGCCGGTCATCGACGTGGTGCGCGGCGCGACCTCCGAGATCGAGGACTACCAGCGGGTCACCATCGACCGGCTGCCCGACGTGAAGATCGTGGGCCGGGCCGTCGGCGACATCATCCACCTGCTGGCCGAGCTGCTGGAGAACTCGACCTCGTTCGCCCCGCCGCACACCCGGGTCCGGGTCTTCGCCGAGCAGGTCGGCAACGGCCTGGCCGTGCACGTGGAGGACCGCGGCCTGGGCATGAGCGACAGCGAGCTGATCGAGGCCAACAGCAAGCTGGCCGAGCCGCCCGCGTTCGACCCCGCGAGCAGCGCCCGCCTGGGCCTGCTGGTGGTCGCCCGGCTGGCCGCCCGGCAGGGCATCACCGTGCGGCTGCGCCCGTCGTCGTACGGCGGCATCACGGCCGTCGTGCTCATCCCGGCCGAGCTGGCCCTGACCGACCCGACCGACAAGGGCGAGCCGCTGGGCATCTTCGCCCCGCGCGCCCCCCGCGCCGTCGAGGCGGCACCGGCCGCCCCCGTCGAGGAGCAGACCGTCGACCTGGGCGCCGGCGGCGGCGACGAGACCACCACCCTGCTGCCCAAGCGGGTGCGCAAGCCGGCCGCCGACACCGCCCCGGTCGCCTCCGCCGAGGAGGAGACCACCGTCTCGCTCGGCTCCGCAGAACCCGCCGCGGTCCCCCGCCAGCGCAGCGCCGACCAGGTCCGGACGATGATGTCCGCGTTCCAGTCGGGTACCGTGCGCGGGCGCGCGAAGGCCACCACCGAGAGCACCGCGAACGGGGACGCACCCGCCACAGCACAGACCCCGCAAGACAGCGCCGGTATGGAAGACAGCTCCACCCTGGAAGGACGTGCCTGA
- a CDS encoding alpha/beta fold hydrolase, with protein MGDESKSFVDVLGGYLYRETRGRGQDVLLLNAATADVRMWDTTIAWLAQIARVTAFDYRDTGLSSPGTEPYSEIDDIAAVLDAVGVSSVVLVGCSEGARRALGFAHRHPERVRRVVAVSGSFGDFPDPSPQEAAARQVMLDRFTQIDSVLATAGVRAAAEVGVDAWAPALDAYHRRRMIGLEVANTHRITLEHYHGTELDPPVKTRFAEVTTPISVLVGGRDFEGTALWARRLADQAPDAGLTVVAEADHFPMLSAPKQFEEFLREALAQTG; from the coding sequence ATGGGGGATGAGTCCAAGAGTTTCGTCGACGTGCTCGGCGGTTACCTTTACCGCGAGACCCGCGGCCGTGGGCAGGACGTGCTCCTGCTCAACGCCGCGACGGCGGATGTGCGCATGTGGGACACGACCATCGCCTGGCTGGCGCAGATCGCGCGGGTGACGGCCTTCGACTACCGCGACACCGGGCTGTCCTCGCCCGGCACGGAGCCTTACAGCGAGATCGACGACATCGCGGCCGTGCTCGATGCCGTCGGTGTCTCCTCCGTGGTGCTGGTCGGCTGCTCCGAAGGAGCGCGGCGGGCGCTCGGGTTCGCCCACCGGCACCCGGAGCGGGTCCGCCGGGTCGTCGCGGTGAGCGGATCGTTCGGCGACTTCCCGGATCCGAGCCCGCAGGAGGCCGCGGCCCGGCAGGTGATGCTGGACAGGTTCACCCAGATCGACAGCGTGCTGGCCACCGCGGGAGTCCGCGCCGCGGCCGAGGTCGGGGTCGACGCGTGGGCTCCCGCGCTCGACGCGTACCACCGGCGCAGGATGATCGGCCTCGAAGTGGCGAACACGCACCGGATCACCCTGGAGCACTACCACGGCACCGAGCTCGACCCGCCGGTCAAGACCCGGTTCGCCGAGGTGACGACTCCGATCAGCGTGCTGGTGGGCGGTCGCGACTTCGAGGGCACCGCGCTGTGGGCCAGGCGGCTGGCCGACCAGGCGCCCGACGCCGGCCTCACCGTCGTCGCCGAGGCCGACCACTTCCCGATGCTCTCCGCGCCGAAGCAGTTCGAAGAGTTCCTGCGCGAGGCCCTCGCGCAGACCGGCTGA